A stretch of Mucilaginibacter terrae DNA encodes these proteins:
- the trpA gene encoding tryptophan synthase subunit alpha, whose protein sequence is MNRLNSMFNQKKNNLLSVYFTAGYPELNTTVDIAEALEKAGVDFLEIGFPYSDPVADGPTIQHSSQQALDNGMTLNVLFDQLGELRKRVSIPVLLMGYANPMVQYGVERFCAKAAEVGVDGVIVPDLPMYEYETLYKECFAKHGLSNIFLVTPQTAEERIRKIDGLSNSFIYLLSSASITGGSLNLSDVTETYFKRIKDMELNNPLVIGFGISNKAAFDKATAYANGAIVGSAFVKFQAEEGYLERIPDFVKSIRS, encoded by the coding sequence ATGAACCGACTAAACAGCATGTTCAACCAAAAGAAGAACAACCTGCTATCTGTATACTTTACTGCGGGCTACCCCGAACTTAATACCACTGTCGACATTGCTGAGGCTTTAGAAAAAGCCGGTGTCGATTTTTTAGAAATAGGCTTCCCGTACTCAGACCCGGTAGCCGATGGGCCAACCATTCAGCACAGTTCGCAACAGGCGTTAGATAATGGTATGACGCTGAACGTATTGTTTGACCAACTGGGCGAACTACGTAAGCGCGTTAGCATCCCTGTATTACTCATGGGTTATGCTAACCCCATGGTGCAATACGGTGTTGAACGCTTTTGTGCCAAAGCTGCTGAAGTGGGGGTAGACGGCGTTATTGTACCCGACCTGCCCATGTATGAGTACGAAACCCTGTACAAGGAATGCTTTGCCAAACACGGCTTAAGCAACATTTTCCTGGTAACGCCGCAAACGGCCGAAGAACGTATTCGCAAGATTGACGGCCTGAGCAATAGCTTTATCTATCTGTTATCATCAGCTTCGATAACCGGCGGGAGCCTTAATCTTTCAGATGTTACCGAAACTTACTTTAAACGCATTAAAGATATGGAGCTGAACAACCCATTAGTTATCGGTTTCGGCATCAGCAATAAAGCTGCGTTCGACAAGGCTACTGCTTATGCCAATGGTGCTATTGTGGGCAGCGCGTTTGTGAAATTTCAGGCAGAGGAAGGGTATTTGGAGCGGATACCTGATTTTGTAAAGAGTATAAGGAGTTAA
- a CDS encoding sodium:solute symporter: MSPGVLLLFIAAYFLVLILISYLTSRKSANNDTFFVANRNSKWYLVAFGMIGTALSGVTFISVPGKVGSPGGDQFAYFQFVLGNAAGFIIIATVLLPLYYRMQLTSIYSYIESALGKWSYKTAATIFLISRTIGSSFRLYLVVIVLQRFIFDSYGIPFAATVLICLVLIWSYTFKGGLKTIIITDSLQTLFLVSSVFLSIYFICRSLDFNILQAAEAIKNSSYSKIFFWEDFVTSKFHFVKYFLGGLFITVAMTGLDQDLMQKNLSCKNIGEAQKNMFSFTTVFVIINIFFLSVGALLYIYAAKNGITVEKTDYLYPTIALKYLGTLPAIVFMLGLTAATFATTDSALTALTTSFCVDFLNFNKRADVNSPAMVKMRHYVHIAFSALMFLTIILFNAVNNDAVVSAIFKVASYTYGPLLGLYGFGLFMSSRQVNDKLVPFICLISPAVCYFLSTESKELLGGYVFDNELIIVNGLITFAGLLLTSKAKKHIAAL; this comes from the coding sequence ATGTCGCCAGGAGTTTTACTTTTATTTATAGCCGCCTACTTTTTGGTGCTCATACTCATATCTTATCTCACGTCGCGCAAATCGGCCAATAATGATACCTTTTTTGTGGCCAACCGTAACTCCAAGTGGTATTTGGTAGCGTTTGGTATGATTGGCACGGCGCTAAGCGGCGTTACCTTTATATCGGTACCGGGCAAGGTTGGCTCGCCCGGGGGCGACCAGTTTGCATATTTTCAGTTTGTACTGGGCAACGCGGCGGGGTTTATTATTATAGCTACGGTTTTGCTGCCGCTTTATTACCGCATGCAGCTTACGTCAATTTATAGTTATATTGAAAGTGCCCTGGGTAAATGGAGCTATAAAACAGCAGCAACTATCTTTTTAATCAGTCGCACTATTGGCTCATCGTTCAGGTTGTACTTGGTAGTTATTGTTTTACAGCGATTTATATTCGATAGTTATGGAATTCCATTTGCCGCTACGGTACTTATTTGTTTAGTGCTTATATGGTCGTACACGTTTAAAGGCGGCTTAAAAACCATTATTATAACCGATAGTTTGCAAACGCTGTTCCTGGTATCATCGGTGTTTTTATCCATCTACTTTATTTGTCGTAGTCTAGATTTCAACATTTTGCAGGCTGCCGAAGCTATTAAAAACAGCAGTTATTCCAAGATTTTCTTTTGGGAAGATTTTGTTACCAGCAAGTTCCATTTTGTTAAATACTTTTTGGGCGGATTGTTTATTACTGTAGCCATGACCGGTCTTGACCAGGACCTGATGCAAAAAAACCTGAGCTGTAAAAACATAGGCGAAGCACAAAAAAACATGTTCAGCTTTACCACGGTATTTGTCATCATTAATATTTTCTTTTTAAGTGTGGGAGCCCTGCTATACATTTATGCGGCTAAAAATGGCATCACGGTCGAAAAAACCGATTACCTGTACCCCACTATTGCGCTCAAATACTTAGGCACTTTACCCGCCATTGTGTTTATGCTGGGATTAACGGCTGCTACCTTTGCCACTACCGATTCGGCGCTTACGGCTTTAACCACGTCTTTTTGTGTTGATTTTTTAAACTTTAACAAACGCGCCGATGTTAACAGCCCTGCCATGGTAAAAATGCGGCATTATGTGCACATTGCATTTTCTGCGTTAATGTTTTTAACCATTATATTGTTTAATGCCGTAAATAATGATGCCGTGGTGAGCGCTATATTTAAGGTAGCATCGTACACCTACGGGCCGCTGCTTGGCCTATATGGCTTTGGCTTGTTTATGAGCAGCAGGCAGGTTAATGATAAGCTGGTGCCATTTATATGTTTAATATCGCCGGCTGTATGTTACTTTTTAAGTACCGAATCAAAAGAGCTGCTGGGTGGTTATGTATTTGATAACGAACTTATCATCGTTAATGGTTTAATTACCTTTGCGGGCTTGCTGCTTACCTCAAAGGCTAAAAAGCATATTGCAGCGTTGTAA
- a CDS encoding ion channel, producing the protein MAIGKKAGNAEDDLGFGREAVRQRTINKDGSINVTRRGLPFFRTTDIYNHLISMSWTRFWVIIVSGYLVTNLFFAAVYNLTGIQNLRGADGGNSIEHYYNAFFFSAQTLSTVGYGHISPKGFVTNTIAAFESMLGLLAFALATGLLYGRFSRPSAKIVFSENLLVAPYLQGERGLMFRLANMRANTLIDLDVSVVFSYNEEVDGKTVRKFFPLALERTKANILTLSWTVVHPLNDDSPLRDITQEELERSNANFAVLLKAYDDAFSETVHSRTSYQYDEVVWGARFIPAFYAGEDGKMILDLGKISDFAQADISLS; encoded by the coding sequence ATGGCAATTGGTAAAAAAGCAGGCAACGCTGAAGATGATTTAGGTTTTGGCCGTGAGGCGGTAAGGCAGCGTACTATTAATAAAGATGGTTCAATTAATGTAACCCGCCGGGGCCTACCCTTTTTTCGTACTACCGATATTTACAACCATTTGATTAGCATGAGCTGGACCCGCTTTTGGGTAATTATTGTTAGCGGGTACCTGGTAACCAACCTGTTTTTTGCAGCCGTTTACAATTTAACCGGCATACAAAACCTGAGAGGTGCCGATGGCGGAAATTCCATTGAGCATTATTATAATGCTTTCTTTTTTTCGGCGCAAACACTATCTACCGTGGGTTATGGGCATATTAGCCCTAAAGGGTTTGTAACCAATACCATTGCCGCCTTTGAGTCGATGCTGGGTTTGCTGGCCTTTGCTTTGGCTACGGGCTTGTTATACGGACGGTTTTCGCGCCCCTCGGCTAAAATTGTTTTTAGTGAAAACTTGCTGGTTGCTCCCTACTTGCAGGGCGAGCGTGGCCTGATGTTCAGGCTTGCCAATATGCGGGCTAATACGCTGATTGACCTTGATGTTAGCGTGGTTTTCTCGTACAACGAAGAGGTTGACGGTAAAACCGTCCGCAAGTTTTTTCCGCTGGCACTTGAGCGCACTAAGGCTAACATACTAACCTTGAGCTGGACGGTTGTACACCCGCTGAATGATGATAGCCCGCTACGAGATATTACGCAAGAGGAATTGGAACGCAGCAATGCCAACTTTGCCGTGTTGTTAAAGGCTTATGATGATGCATTTTCGGAAACCGTACACTCGCGCACTTCATATCAATACGATGAGGTAGTTTGGGGAGCGCGGTTCATCCCTGCCTTTTATGCAGGTGAGGATGGCAAGATGATTTTGGATTTAGGTAAGATAAGTGACTTTGCACAGGCAGACATTTCGTTGAGTTAA
- the trpD gene encoding anthranilate phosphoribosyltransferase: MKAILNHLFEHKTFSREQSKEILTNIAQGKYNTSQMAAFMTAYCMRMITVDELEGFRDAMLELCLPVELQADNLIDLCGTGGDGKDTFNISTLASFVVAGAGYKVAKHGNYGVSSGCGSSNVMEYLGYQFTNDMDKLNGSLDNAGICFLHAPLFHPAMKTVAPIRKELGVKTFFNMLGPMVNPARPNNQMVGVYNLELARLYAYLYQKADVNYTIVNALDGYDEVSLTGDFKTFSAEGEKINSIAGLGFDKVDAADITGGHTVADSAGIFMQVLNGEATTVQNNVVLCNAALAIRTIEPAKSFADCFYEAEESLLKGSALKSFKALLN, from the coding sequence ATGAAAGCTATACTTAACCACTTATTCGAACATAAAACATTCAGCCGCGAGCAGTCGAAAGAAATTTTGACCAATATTGCTCAAGGCAAATACAACACCTCGCAAATGGCGGCGTTTATGACTGCCTATTGTATGCGTATGATTACCGTTGATGAGCTTGAGGGCTTCCGCGATGCCATGCTGGAACTGTGCCTGCCGGTTGAATTACAGGCCGATAATTTGATTGACCTGTGCGGAACGGGTGGCGATGGTAAAGACACGTTCAATATATCAACGCTGGCCTCATTTGTAGTGGCCGGGGCGGGGTATAAAGTGGCTAAACATGGTAACTACGGTGTATCGTCGGGCTGCGGATCAAGTAATGTGATGGAGTACCTGGGCTACCAGTTTACCAACGATATGGATAAGCTGAACGGTAGTTTAGATAATGCGGGAATTTGCTTTTTACATGCACCGTTGTTTCATCCGGCTATGAAAACGGTAGCACCCATACGTAAGGAGCTTGGCGTAAAAACATTTTTTAACATGCTGGGCCCAATGGTAAACCCGGCGAGGCCAAACAACCAGATGGTAGGCGTGTACAACCTCGAACTGGCAAGGCTGTATGCTTACCTTTACCAAAAGGCCGACGTTAATTATACCATTGTAAATGCGTTGGATGGTTACGACGAAGTTTCATTAACAGGTGATTTTAAGACGTTTTCTGCTGAGGGAGAAAAGATAAACAGTATTGCGGGGTTAGGGTTTGATAAGGTAGATGCTGCCGACATAACCGGCGGGCATACCGTAGCCGATTCGGCTGGTATATTTATGCAGGTGCTTAATGGCGAGGCCACTACGGTGCAAAACAATGTGGTACTGTGCAATGCGGCATTGGCTATACGTACCATAGAGCCTGCCAAATCATTTGCCGATTGTTTTTATGAGGCGGAAGAGTCGTTGTTGAAAGGGAGTGCTTTGAAGAGCTTTAAGGCATTGTTGAATTGA
- a CDS encoding L-threonylcarbamoyladenylate synthase, with amino-acid sequence MLLKIYPENPNPKAIEQVVEVLRRGGLIIYPTDTVYGLGCDITNHRAIEAVARIRNIKPEKANFSFICYDLRNLADYSKPIDNTVFRVLKKALPGPFTFILNASGLVPKLLSSKKKTVGIRVPDNAIAREIVNLLGNPILSTSIKDDDDIIEYSTDPELIYEKYQDLVDIVIDGGYGGNVASTVVDVTSGEFEVIREGKGDLEAYL; translated from the coding sequence ATGTTACTTAAAATATATCCCGAAAACCCCAATCCTAAAGCTATAGAGCAGGTGGTGGAAGTATTGCGCCGTGGCGGTTTAATAATTTACCCCACTGACACGGTTTATGGTTTGGGCTGCGATATTACTAATCATCGTGCTATTGAAGCTGTGGCCCGTATACGCAATATAAAGCCCGAAAAAGCCAATTTTTCTTTTATTTGCTACGATTTGAGAAACTTAGCCGATTATAGCAAACCTATTGATAATACCGTATTCAGGGTGTTAAAGAAAGCCCTGCCTGGTCCATTTACCTTTATTTTAAATGCGAGCGGACTGGTACCTAAGCTACTTAGTTCCAAGAAGAAAACTGTGGGTATACGTGTGCCTGATAACGCCATAGCACGCGAGATCGTAAATTTGTTAGGCAACCCTATCCTATCTACCTCTATAAAAGATGATGATGATATTATAGAATACTCAACCGACCCCGAACTTATATATGAAAAATACCAGGATTTGGTAGATATTGTAATTGACGGTGGCTACGGCGGCAACGTGGCCTCGACGGTAGTAGATGTAACCTCGGGTGAGTTTGAGGTAATACGTGAGGGTAAGGGTGATTTGGAGGCGTATTTGTAG
- a CDS encoding glycosyltransferase family 2 protein, with translation MQLSTIIINHNQCRQLRQALAALKQATLHLDAEVIVVDNASEDLSLRMLKAEFPEVQVIAHDKPQDFAKAANSALDNARGSYVLVLNPSVIVGDETLDKLHEFMELHTDTGGLSVRMLDAEGNFIEGSNKNMPPEWVKFFQLSGLSRLFSKSRLFSKHYQAGWIEEFENTEMDVLNNCFMMLRKSVLNEIGVFDERFKSYGCDIDLSYRIRLAGFKNYYYAKTFVIQQGQVQINKLSWQYIKNFYGAMFTFAAKYLFRLPELRLKTLPGWSSPAYELKQ, from the coding sequence ATGCAGCTTTCTACTATCATCATTAATCATAACCAATGCCGCCAGTTAAGGCAGGCGTTAGCTGCACTAAAACAGGCTACCCTGCATTTGGATGCCGAAGTTATTGTGGTAGATAACGCTTCTGAAGACTTATCGCTCAGGATGCTGAAAGCTGAGTTTCCGGAGGTGCAGGTTATTGCTCATGATAAACCTCAGGATTTTGCAAAAGCTGCCAACAGCGCGTTAGATAATGCCAGAGGCAGCTATGTGCTCGTGCTTAATCCTTCGGTTATTGTTGGTGATGAAACTCTCGACAAGTTGCATGAGTTTATGGAACTGCACACCGATACAGGCGGACTTTCGGTACGAATGCTGGATGCGGAAGGAAACTTCATTGAAGGTTCGAATAAAAACATGCCGCCAGAATGGGTTAAGTTTTTTCAGCTATCAGGATTATCGCGCCTGTTCTCCAAATCACGCTTATTTAGCAAACATTACCAGGCCGGTTGGATAGAAGAGTTTGAAAACACCGAAATGGATGTACTGAATAACTGCTTTATGATGCTGCGCAAATCGGTATTAAACGAGATTGGTGTTTTTGATGAACGCTTTAAGTCTTATGGTTGTGATATTGATTTATCCTATCGTATACGTTTGGCCGGGTTTAAAAATTACTATTATGCCAAAACCTTTGTAATACAGCAGGGACAGGTTCAGATAAATAAATTAAGCTGGCAATACATCAAAAACTTTTACGGTGCAATGTTTACTTTTGCAGCTAAATACTTATTCAGGCTGCCCGAGTTGCGTTTAAAAACCTTACCAGGGTGGTCGTCTCCGGCCTATGAGCTTAAACAATAA
- a CDS encoding phosphoribosylanthranilate isomerase — protein MKIKVCGMKMPGNIKAIAGLEPDYMGFIFYGKSPRYVGSLPANELAALPASIVKTGVFVNEDLETVKQLINQYQLAAVQLHGGESPEYCAELREQVTVLKAFGVDETFDFEVLKDYANSVDYFLFDTKTAAHGGSGQVFDWQVLDRYNLEVPFFLSGGLSAENLPEVKQLKHPAFYGVDLNSRFEIEPGLKDEEKLRSAFTLLRTN, from the coding sequence ATGAAAATAAAAGTATGCGGCATGAAAATGCCCGGTAACATAAAAGCCATTGCCGGTTTAGAGCCCGATTACATGGGGTTTATATTCTATGGCAAATCGCCCAGGTACGTGGGTAGCTTGCCTGCCAATGAATTGGCTGCATTACCTGCATCTATTGTTAAAACGGGTGTTTTTGTGAATGAGGATTTGGAAACGGTTAAGCAACTGATCAACCAATATCAGCTTGCTGCCGTACAATTACATGGCGGCGAAAGCCCGGAATACTGTGCTGAATTACGCGAACAGGTTACGGTACTTAAAGCTTTTGGTGTAGATGAAACTTTTGATTTTGAGGTGTTAAAAGACTATGCCAACAGTGTCGATTACTTTTTATTCGATACCAAAACCGCAGCACATGGCGGGTCGGGGCAGGTGTTTGATTGGCAGGTGCTGGATAGGTATAATTTAGAGGTTCCTTTCTTTCTTTCGGGAGGATTGAGTGCTGAAAATTTACCGGAAGTAAAACAACTTAAACACCCTGCGTTTTATGGTGTTGATTTAAACAGCCGCTTTGAAATAGAGCCGGGTTTAAAAGACGAGGAGAAACTTCGCAGTGCTTTTACATTATTGAGAACAAACTAA
- a CDS encoding LOG family protein, giving the protein MTGDDKIRRAFQNQNWHEIKVSDSWAIFKIMAEFVDGFEKLAKIGPCVSIFGSARTKNENPYYEMAVECGRLLSEQGYGVISGGGPGIMEAANKGAYEAGGKSVGLNIDLPFEQFHNKYIDRDKLLEFDYFFVRKVMFMKYSQGFIVLPGGFGTLDESFEAITLIQTGKIARFPIVFVGVDYWKGLFEWVEKTMLGKENNISPDDLNLYRLVDTPEEACEHIFRFYNKYLLKPNF; this is encoded by the coding sequence ATGACAGGTGATGATAAAATAAGAAGAGCTTTCCAGAATCAAAACTGGCATGAAATAAAGGTGTCAGACTCGTGGGCCATATTTAAAATAATGGCCGAGTTTGTGGATGGCTTTGAGAAACTGGCCAAGATTGGTCCCTGCGTTTCCATCTTCGGATCGGCACGTACCAAGAACGAAAACCCTTATTACGAAATGGCGGTTGAATGCGGCCGTTTACTATCGGAGCAGGGCTACGGCGTTATTTCGGGCGGTGGTCCGGGTATTATGGAAGCAGCCAATAAAGGCGCTTACGAGGCCGGTGGCAAATCAGTAGGTTTAAATATCGACCTGCCTTTTGAACAGTTTCATAATAAGTACATCGACCGCGATAAGTTGCTGGAGTTTGATTACTTTTTTGTGCGCAAGGTAATGTTTATGAAGTACTCGCAGGGTTTCATTGTACTACCAGGCGGCTTTGGTACGCTCGACGAATCGTTTGAGGCTATTACCCTCATACAAACCGGTAAAATTGCCCGTTTCCCAATTGTGTTTGTAGGTGTTGATTATTGGAAAGGTTTATTTGAATGGGTAGAGAAAACCATGCTGGGCAAAGAAAACAATATTAGCCCCGATGATTTAAACCTTTACCGTTTGGTAGATACCCCCGAAGAAGCTTGCGAGCATATCTTCCGTTTCTACAACAAGTATTTATTGAAACCCAACTTTTAA
- the trpB gene encoding tryptophan synthase subunit beta has translation MKYTVNEQGYYGDFGGAYIPEMLYPNVEELRQQYQNIITDESFKAEFESLLKDYVGRPSPLYHAKRLSEKYGANIFLKREDLNHTGSHKINNAIGQILLAQRLGKKRIIAETGAGQHGVATATVCALMGIECVVYMGEIDMERQAPNVARMKMLGAKVVPATSGSKTLKDATNEAMRDWINNPVDTHYIIGSVVGPYPYPEMVAKFQSIISLEAKKQLLEHTGNELPQYVLACVGGGSNAMGMFYHFLEDEQVKLVAIEAAGKGVNSGHSAATSVLGKEGILHGSRTILMQTEDGQVVEPYSISAGLDYPGIGPQHAHLHKIKRAEYVNITDDEALQAGLLLSQLEGIIPAIESAHAFAYLEKMKFEQTDNVVICLSGRGDKDLSTYIKHFGF, from the coding sequence ATGAAATATACGGTTAACGAACAAGGTTATTACGGCGATTTTGGCGGTGCTTACATCCCCGAAATGCTGTACCCCAACGTAGAGGAACTACGCCAGCAGTACCAAAATATTATTACCGACGAAAGTTTTAAGGCAGAGTTTGAGTCGCTTTTGAAAGACTACGTGGGGCGCCCGTCGCCTTTGTACCATGCCAAGCGCCTGTCTGAAAAGTATGGAGCCAACATTTTCCTCAAGCGTGAGGATTTAAACCATACCGGTTCGCACAAAATAAATAACGCCATTGGGCAAATACTTTTGGCGCAGCGTTTAGGCAAAAAACGCATTATTGCCGAAACAGGTGCCGGTCAGCATGGCGTGGCTACAGCTACCGTTTGCGCGCTGATGGGGATTGAATGTGTGGTGTATATGGGCGAAATTGATATGGAGCGCCAGGCACCAAACGTTGCCCGTATGAAAATGTTGGGTGCTAAAGTGGTTCCGGCTACATCGGGCAGTAAAACGCTGAAAGACGCTACCAATGAAGCCATGCGCGACTGGATTAACAACCCGGTTGATACGCATTACATTATTGGTTCGGTAGTGGGACCATACCCTTACCCCGAAATGGTGGCTAAGTTTCAATCCATTATTTCGTTAGAAGCCAAAAAGCAACTGCTTGAACATACCGGTAATGAGTTACCGCAATACGTGTTGGCCTGTGTAGGTGGTGGCAGTAACGCCATGGGCATGTTCTATCATTTTTTAGAAGATGAGCAAGTAAAACTGGTTGCCATTGAGGCCGCTGGAAAAGGGGTAAACAGTGGCCACTCGGCTGCTACATCTGTTTTGGGTAAAGAGGGTATACTGCATGGCAGCCGCACCATTTTAATGCAAACCGAAGACGGGCAGGTGGTGGAGCCTTACTCCATTTCGGCCGGATTGGATTACCCTGGTATTGGTCCGCAACATGCGCATCTGCATAAAATTAAACGCGCCGAATATGTGAACATTACCGATGATGAAGCTTTGCAAGCCGGCTTATTGTTATCACAACTGGAGGGCATCATCCCGGCCATTGAATCGGCACACGCCTTTGCCTATCTCGAAAAGATGAAGTTTGAGCAAACCGATAACGTGGTCATTTGCCTCTCAGGCCGTGGCGATAAAGATTTGAGCACTTATATTAAACATTTCGGATTTTAA
- a CDS encoding SDR family oxidoreductase — MSLNNKVIIITGASSGIGKALAYELASRGANLVLGARQFVTLCEITSDIQKQFNVKALAVQCDVTVEDDCALLVKQAKLTFNRVDVLINNAGISMRALFQDLDLQVLKSLMDVNFWGTVYTTKHALPEILKTQGSIVGVSSIAGYKGLPGRTGYSASKFAMNGFLDALRVENLKTGVHIMTACPGFTASNIRNTALNKDAKQQGESSLEEDKMMTAEEVAKAIAKGLENRSRTLVLTGQGKLTVFLSKFFPAWLDKLVYNVFAKEKDPLLK; from the coding sequence ATGAGCTTAAACAATAAAGTTATTATTATTACCGGTGCTTCATCGGGTATTGGTAAGGCGCTGGCTTATGAACTGGCTTCGCGCGGTGCAAACCTTGTACTGGGTGCCCGCCAGTTTGTAACCCTTTGCGAAATTACCAGCGATATACAAAAACAATTTAACGTAAAAGCCTTAGCCGTACAATGTGATGTAACGGTTGAAGACGATTGTGCACTGTTAGTAAAGCAAGCCAAATTAACCTTTAACCGGGTAGATGTGCTCATTAACAATGCAGGCATCTCTATGCGTGCCCTCTTTCAAGACCTCGACCTGCAGGTGCTGAAATCCTTAATGGATGTAAATTTTTGGGGAACGGTATATACAACCAAACATGCCCTGCCCGAAATTTTAAAAACCCAGGGTAGCATCGTAGGCGTATCATCAATAGCCGGTTATAAAGGTTTACCCGGCCGTACGGGTTACTCGGCATCTAAATTTGCCATGAACGGTTTTTTGGATGCATTACGGGTAGAAAACTTAAAAACCGGTGTGCACATCATGACGGCCTGTCCGGGTTTTACGGCGTCCAACATCCGTAATACCGCACTTAATAAAGATGCCAAACAACAAGGCGAAAGCAGCCTTGAAGAAGATAAAATGATGACCGCCGAAGAAGTGGCCAAAGCTATTGCAAAAGGCCTTGAAAATCGCTCACGCACACTGGTTTTAACCGGTCAGGGTAAGCTCACGGTATTCCTAAGCAAGTTTTTCCCGGCCTGGTTAGATAAGCTGGTTTACAATGTTTTTGCTAAGGAGAAAGATCCGTTGTTGAAGTAA
- the recR gene encoding recombination mediator RecR — MNFSSKLLENAVAEFSKLPGVGQKTALRLVLHLLNQDNADVERFSIAMTKLRNEIQHCRTCHNISDLQVCEICASRKRDHGTICVVEDTRDVMAIENTNQYTGVYHVLGGLISPMDGVGPSDLQIDSLVERMKAGEVKEVIFALSATMEGDTTIFYLHKRLKDYKINISTIARGIAFGGELEYVDEITLGRSIATRVPYESSLSK; from the coding sequence ATGAATTTTTCGTCGAAGTTGCTGGAGAATGCGGTTGCAGAGTTTTCAAAACTACCGGGAGTGGGGCAAAAAACAGCTCTGCGTTTAGTGCTGCACCTGCTTAACCAGGATAATGCCGATGTTGAGCGCTTTAGCATAGCCATGACCAAGCTGCGCAACGAAATACAGCACTGCCGCACCTGCCATAATATATCTGATTTACAGGTTTGCGAAATATGCGCATCCCGCAAGCGCGACCACGGTACCATTTGCGTGGTTGAAGACACGCGCGACGTAATGGCCATAGAGAATACAAATCAGTACACTGGCGTTTATCATGTACTCGGCGGACTAATTTCTCCCATGGATGGCGTAGGCCCGTCTGACCTGCAAATTGATTCATTGGTAGAAAGAATGAAGGCCGGTGAGGTTAAAGAAGTAATATTTGCGCTTAGCGCAACCATGGAAGGCGACACTACGATTTTTTATTTGCATAAAAGGTTAAAAGATTACAAAATAAACATATCAACCATTGCTCGTGGCATAGCATTTGGAGGAGAACTGGAGTACGTGGATGAAATCACCTTAGGACGGTCGATTGCCACCCGCGTACCTTACGAGAGTTCTCTATCCAAATAA
- a CDS encoding SDR family oxidoreductase produces MENKLTEFPAVTQEHQPGNESAMTPQPEYINSNYKAAGKLQGKVALITGGDSGIGRAVSVHYAKEGADVAIVYLDEDTDAQETQTLVEEAGRKCILIKGDIRNSDFCKQAVEQTVTELGKLNILVNNAAVQFPQEELEAIDDEQLETTFETNIYSYFRFAKAALKHLSEGDTIINTTSVTAYRASPGLIDYSSTKGAIVTFTRSLSKNLAEKKIRVNGVAPGPIWTPLIVSTFDEEKVKSFGKDVPMARAGQPSEVGPTYVFLASQDASYITGQIIHVNGGEVVNG; encoded by the coding sequence ATGGAAAATAAACTCACAGAATTCCCAGCAGTAACACAAGAACATCAACCCGGCAACGAAAGTGCGATGACACCCCAGCCGGAATACATCAACTCCAATTATAAGGCCGCAGGCAAATTACAAGGCAAAGTAGCATTAATAACCGGCGGCGACAGCGGCATTGGCCGGGCAGTAAGCGTACACTACGCCAAAGAAGGTGCAGATGTGGCCATTGTATATCTTGATGAAGATACCGATGCCCAGGAAACCCAAACATTAGTGGAAGAAGCAGGCCGAAAATGCATCCTGATTAAAGGCGATATACGCAATAGCGATTTTTGTAAACAAGCTGTTGAACAAACCGTTACCGAATTAGGTAAGCTCAATATATTGGTAAATAATGCCGCTGTACAATTTCCGCAGGAAGAGTTGGAGGCAATTGATGATGAGCAACTGGAAACCACCTTCGAAACTAATATTTACTCTTACTTCCGTTTTGCTAAAGCGGCATTAAAGCATTTAAGCGAGGGCGATACCATTATCAATACCACATCAGTAACGGCGTATCGTGCATCGCCGGGGTTGATTGACTACTCATCGACCAAGGGCGCTATTGTAACCTTTACCCGCTCGCTTTCAAAAAACCTGGCCGAAAAAAAGATCAGGGTAAACGGCGTTGCTCCCGGCCCGATCTGGACACCGCTCATTGTCTCAACTTTTGATGAGGAGAAAGTAAAATCATTTGGTAAAGACGTACCTATGGCCCGCGCTGGTCAGCCCTCAGAAGTTGGCCCTACTTACGTGTTTTTGGCTTCGCAGGATGCATCGTACATCACCGGGCAAATTATTCATGTAAATGGGGGTGAAGTGGTGAATGGGTGA